Genomic window (Aquimarina sp. BL5):
AAATGAAGTTGGAGAAATATAAAAAAGATAATAAAAGCGGATAACCTAGATTGATTATCCGCTTTAAAAAAAATCTAAGGATTGATTTTATTGTTTCGTTATTTTTTTAGTAATCACGGTGTTATCCAATCGTACCTTTATAATATAAAGCCCACTAGAAAGCATACTTTGTTTCATTTCATTTAATGAAATAGATTTGGTACCTGATTCCATAGCACCAGTATTCTTTTTTGCAATACTATTTCCTTTTAGATCTATAATTTCAATAGAAGAATATGTCACTTTTTTAGGCAATGAGATCGTTAGGTTAATGTCATCAGAGCTCATAGGAATTGGGTATACGCTAATCGAAAAAGGCTCTGTACTTCCTTTAACTAATTCATTTAGCCTGGTTGTGTTTAAGCCTTTAATAATAAATTTTTCCCAAAGCCCAACAGCATCTCTATTACAGTTGATAGCATTGTTCCCATTTTCGTGACTTACATACTTGCCATTATTTCCTTTTATGGCATAAAGGTCACCTCCTAGAGATTCTAAGGTGAATTTTTCCCAAGATCCTACAGCATTTCTATTACAGTTCATAGGCTTGCCTCCATTTTCAGAACTAACATATTTGCCATTATTACCTTTAAAACTAACCGTTCCGTTTCCTGCTGATTCAACAGTAAATTGTTCGTTTGTTCCTGCAGAATTTCTGTTGGCTTGCATCGTTCTAGTACCACCTTCAGAACTTACATATTTGTTAATACTTTGTCCTAGTATTGTTACAAAGTCGTTAGTTCCTCCTCCACCATCTCCATTGCCTACGGTAAAAGAAATAGTTTTTGTTGTTTTAGCTCCTTTATTATCAGTAGCTTCGGCTTTTAATGTATAACTTCCTTCAGGAAGATTCTTTAAGGCATTATCCTGATTATTGTTATTCCAGGTGTAAGGAGTAACATTTTCTTGTCTTATAAAAGAATTATTAAGATATAGGCGTACGTTACTAACACCATCACTGTCAGTTGCAGTAACAATAGCTTCTACAGTCGCAGGAGCTGAAAAAGTGGCGTTATTAGATGGAGTTGTAAATGAGGTGTTTGGTCCTGTATTATTTCCGCCTCCGTTGCCATCTCCACCAAATCGAGGCCTGGAACTTAACCAGTCCATATCGAATTTAGGTCCTTTACATTGACATCCTTTACTACCTTGGTCAACACGACCAGGACATACTTTCTCATCTTTAATTCTCTTACCTTGTATCGTAATGGCGTCTCCATGTCCAGGTTCGTTACCACATTGTATAGTATTATATCTGGGGTCTCCATTTGCTAGATCCCTATAGCTAGGATGTTGTTTAAGCTCATCACAAATATCTTTAATATTTCTCCCTTGCCCATTGATATCGATTTTGAAATTACCAACACCGTGATCAAAAGAAGATTTACAGAAACAAAAGCCATTTGCCTGATAGCTATCCTTCCACGAATTTGCATTAGGAACAATTCTCACACCTTGGTCAAAAGTATCCTGACCAGTACAACCTGTATCTGGGACATTGGCTATAGCCTTATCGGTTGGACTTTGTCGTTGCACGTTCGATTGCTGTGCAAGCATTAGGTTAGCAGTAAATAAAACTGCCAAAATGTTTAAAATAAATAATTTACGTTTCATAGTTGTTGGTTTTAAGGGTAAGTAGTTTATAAGGTACTATTAATTTTTGGACATAAGTGTCAAATCTACCATCTATAAAAATACTACAATTAAGCGAACTCGAAAAGTGAAAAATAGAATTCGTAAGGAATCAACTAGTCTTCGTAAAGACTGGTCAGACAATCTGTAAAAATTATTTCTTATAGTTTTATAACTACATGAGAACTATTATCTAAAAGTTCTAGAGGTGATTGTTTCTTTAGAGACCTCTATTTTGATTTCATGTGAATTCATTAGGGCTTCTGAGTGTTCAATAAAAATAATTTTATTGTTAAAAATAGCTTCAACTAGAAAATGATTTCCGTTAAAATAGGATTTTTTAACTCGAGCTTTTAGATTAGAATCTTTTACTATTTTTAATTCATGTGGATATACGAGAATCGTTTTATCACTATCAGAATCTGGTATAATGGTAGAAATTAGTAATTCGTTTACTTCACCAAAAAGTGAGGCAATATAATAATTATCCGGATTTTGATATATGCTATGAGTATTCCCTTTGGTAATAATCTCACCTTTATGAATTACAATAGTTTCTTCGGCAAAGGATAGTATGTCTGTTTTATCGTGAGTCGCAGTAATACTAGTAATCTTATTTCTTTTTAAGTAGGCGAATAGATTTCTGCGTAAAGAACTTCGTCTGAAATTATCAATATTTCCAAAAGGTTCATCTAATAATAATAACTCTGGCCTTTTAGCAAGTGCTTTTGCCAGTGCAACTCTTTGTTTTTGACCCCCACTTAGGTTTTCAATTTTAATATCAGCAAATGGAGTCATTTCGACTATTTCCAGAAGCTCATTGACGCGACCAAGTTTTAGTTCTGGTTCAAAATTAGATAGATATTGACCTATATTTTCTGAGACAGTTCTATAGGACATCAGTTCAAATCCCTGAGAAAGATATTTCATGTTTTCTTGTCCAGGAACTAAATTATAGGCTGGTCCTAATATCTTTTGATCATCCCAAAATAGTGTCCCTTGATCTACATCCAAAAGCCCATAAATGATTTTTAGCAATGTGCTTTTTCCGCAACCACTAGCTCCAATAAGTGCGATATGTTGCCCTTTTTCAATAGTAAAATTGATGTTTTTTAAAACCGTAGCGGTATCATAAGCGAAGGAAACATTTTGAACTGTAAGCATATTTCAAATATAAATAACTTCAACAAAAAAATCCGTCTCTTTTAAGAAAACGGATCTTTTAATTTAAATAATAATATAATTATCCTTTTATCTCATCATTTACTTGTTCTGGTAAAACTTCATATCCCATATTGAATAACGTAAAGCTAAAAATATCAGCGTACTGTTCAATTGTTTTTTTGACAGGTGTACCTGCTCCGTGGCCAGCATTCGTTTCTATTCTTATCAATGTAGGATTGGTTCCTTTTTGTTTTGCCTGCAATTCTGCTGCAAATTTAAAAGAATGTGCAGGTACAACACGATCATCGTGATCTCCAGTAGTAACCAGTGTTGCCGGATATTTTACACCTTCTTTTACATTATGTATTGGAGAATATCTTTTTAGATATTCAAACATTTGTTTATCATCTTGTGCAGTTCCATAATCATATGCCCATCCTGCACCAGCTGTAAATGTATGATAGCGTAACATATCCAAAACACCCACTGCAGGTAGTGCTACTTTCATTAAATCAGGGCGCTGTGTCATTGTAGCTCCTACTAACAAGCCTCCGTTTGAGCCTCCTCTAATAGCTAGATACTCACTAGAAGTATATTTATTTTCTATTAAATATTCAGCAGCAGCAATAAAGTCATCAAATACATTTTGTTTTTGCATTTTGGTTCCTGCATCGTGCCATTTTTTACCATATTCACCACCACCTCTTAAGTTAGGAACTGCATAAATACCACCTTGTTCCATCCATACGGCATTGGCAATACTAAAAGAAGGTGTAAGGCTGATATTAAATCCGCCATAACCATATAAAATAGTAGGATTTTTACCAGTAAGTTCAGTTCCTTTCTTATAGGTAATAATCATTGGGACTTTAGTACCATCCTTAGAATCATAAAAAACTTGCTTACTTTCATAATCTTCCGGGTTAAAGTCAATTTTTGTCTTACGATATAATTCTGAAGTACCTTCTTCAATTTTATATTTGTAGATACTTCCTGGGGTTTTGTAATTGGTAAATGAATAATATAATTCCTTTTCTTCTTTTTTGGTTCCAAAGCCTCCTACACTTCCTACTCCCGGTAATTTTACATCACGTACTAGTTTTCCGTCATAATCATATTGTAATACTTTAGACACTGCATCTACCATATATTCTGCAAAGAAATAACCGCCACCTTTGCTAGGACTTAAAACATTTTCGGTTTCCGGAATAAAATCTTTCCAGTTTTCGGGTGTTGGATTAGTTGCACCTACCGTTACAATTTTTTGATTCGGAGCATTAAGATTAGTTACAAGGTATAGTTTAGATTCTACATTTTCGATTACATAGGTATCACTTTCTGTTGTGTCTAAAATAGTAACCAATTTACTATTTGGCTTCGTTAAATCTTTAATGAATAACTTATTTCCAGAAGTGGAAGTACTAGCGGTAATAACCAAATATCGGTCGTCTTCGGTTACACGACCACTGGTATATCTGTGTTTTTCCTCTGGCGTACCACCAAAAACTAATGTGTCATCTTTTTGAGGAGTTCCCAGTTTATGATAATATACTTTGTGCTGGTCTGTTTTAGCAGATAGTTCGCTTCCTTTAGGTTTATCATAGCTAGAATAGTAGAAGCCTTCATTTCCTTTCCAGGACATTCCAGAAAATTTAATATCTACCAATGTGTCTTCTATAATTTCTTTGGTTTCTGAATTTTTAATAATTATTTTTCTCCAATCGCTACCGCCTTCAGAAATCGAGTAGGCTAGAAGTTTTCCGTTTTTAGAAAAACTAATTCCTCCTAAAGAGGTTGTTCCATCTTCACTAAAAGTATTTGGGTCTAAAAATATTTCAGGTTGATCACCTTCATTTTTAAATCTATAGATTACATATTGATTTTGTAATCCGTCGTTTTTATAAAAATAGGTATAGTCACCTTCCTTAAATGGTGGTCCAACTTTTTCATAGTTCCACAGTGTAGATAATCGTTTTTTTAGTTGATCTCTATAAGGTATGCTATCCAGATAATCAAATGTTACTTTGTTTTGCTCAACAACCCAGTTTTCGGTTTCTTTACTACGATCATCTTCTAGCCAACGATAAGGATCTTCGACCTTGGTATCAAAATAAGTATCTATAGTATCTACTTTTTTAGTTTCAGGGTAATTCAATGGAATAATAGTTTTAGCAGTTTCTATTTTTGTTTCTTCTTTACATCCTATTATAAATGAGATCAAAAATAATATTAAAAGCGATTTTTTCATGATGAGTTAAATTTTGCAGTCTAATAATTAGCTGAATATTATTTATTTCATAGGTTATTCAACTTATTTTTAACACTTATAGCGAGTTAACGCACAAATCTATTAAAAGTCCTAACTGCAATATGCTAAAGAAAGTATAAAAAAAGACTGCTCTAATTACGATCATATAGTTATTACACATTTGAGTGTTGCTTTGGGGTTTAGCAACGCTTCTGATCGTTTAATGTAGAGCAGTCGGAATTTTCCGTCCCCTAAGAAACGAAAAATTTTGCTTTTATGCCAGCAAAATTATAGGAGTAACGTGTTAAAATAAGCTTTTGAAAGTATTCCAATTTGCGTAAATTAGAAATGCATTCATCAGAAAAACAAATGCTCCGGGAGCTATATTTGCAGGATCAAGAGTAGCGTGAAAGAGGATGATGTTTACAGAAATAGGAGCCATTAATACTAATGCAAAAGGCACTGCCTTATTACTCACCAATAAAAGTCCGACAATTACTTCGATCAATCCAACGGTTTTAAGGATGTAACTACTTGCTAATGCTCCAAAAAGAACTCCTGCCTCTGGATTAGCAAATTCAAAATCAGGTAAAAAACCGATAAATTTATTACTTCCAAAAACGATTAATAAGACTCCTAATAGGATTCTTAAGGCTAATATTAATTTAGTATTCATTGTTTTGTTTTTTTATTGTTAAGTGATGTATTAGAGGAGGAAATGTTAAAAACCTTACAAATGTTATTAAAAGCCGGAGTTAAAAAAATATCTTACACCTATTGAAAACTAACTAATTGAAGTAATTTTAATACTATAAATAATGAGGTTCACACATTTTCTAACACTCACTTTTTTTATCTCTTTACTATGTATAGCTCCTGTTATTGGGCAAGACTATTTTTTAAAAGATAAGGCTCCTTTTTCTTCAGAAATTCCCACACCCAAGGAATTTCTGGGATATCCAATAGGTGAGCAACATACACGTCATGATCAAATTGTGGAATATCTTACAAAGCTTGCAGAATTATCGGAAAGAGCTTCTATTAAGAGCTATGGAAAAACTCATGAGAATAGAAAATTAGTCATATTAACGGTTTCCATGCCTGATAATCTAAATAATCTGCCAAAACTTAAAGAGCAGCATTTAGCATTTACGAAAACTTCTATTACACCTACAAACTATAATGATGTGCCAATCTTTGTTCAATTAGGGTATAATGTTCACGGTAATGAACCTTCCAGTTCTGAAGCGGCCATGCTAACAGCTTATACCTTAGTCGCTTCTAACAGCTCGGAAATAAAAACATATCTGGATAATGCGGTTGTATTTATTGATCCTACGATTAATCCAGATGGACGGGAGAGACATACCCAATGGGCTAATCAGTTCAAAGGAAATCCATTAGTAAGTGATCGTTATGATGCTGAGCATAACGAAGGATGGCCTCGTGGTCGAACGAATCATTATTGGTTTGATCTTAATCGAGATTGGCTACTTGGAATCAATCCAGAAAGTCGTGGAAAATTAACCTGGTATCACGAATGGTATCCAAATGTGGTAACGGATTTTCACGAAATGGGTACGAATAGCACCTACTTTTTTGAGCCCATGAAGCCCATCGGTTCGCATGACCCTATCATGCCTAAAGAGAATTATGAAGATCTAAATAATCTATTTGCACCATATTTTTCTAATGCTTTGGATAATATAGGATCTTTTTATTTTACAAA
Coding sequences:
- a CDS encoding Ig-like domain-containing protein encodes the protein MKRKLFILNILAVLFTANLMLAQQSNVQRQSPTDKAIANVPDTGCTGQDTFDQGVRIVPNANSWKDSYQANGFCFCKSSFDHGVGNFKIDINGQGRNIKDICDELKQHPSYRDLANGDPRYNTIQCGNEPGHGDAITIQGKRIKDEKVCPGRVDQGSKGCQCKGPKFDMDWLSSRPRFGGDGNGGGNNTGPNTSFTTPSNNATFSAPATVEAIVTATDSDGVSNVRLYLNNSFIRQENVTPYTWNNNNQDNALKNLPEGSYTLKAEATDNKGAKTTKTISFTVGNGDGGGGTNDFVTILGQSINKYVSSEGGTRTMQANRNSAGTNEQFTVESAGNGTVSFKGNNGKYVSSENGGKPMNCNRNAVGSWEKFTLESLGGDLYAIKGNNGKYVSHENGNNAINCNRDAVGLWEKFIIKGLNTTRLNELVKGSTEPFSISVYPIPMSSDDINLTISLPKKVTYSSIEIIDLKGNSIAKKNTGAMESGTKSISLNEMKQSMLSSGLYIIKVRLDNTVITKKITKQ
- a CDS encoding ABC transporter ATP-binding protein, with product MLTVQNVSFAYDTATVLKNINFTIEKGQHIALIGASGCGKSTLLKIIYGLLDVDQGTLFWDDQKILGPAYNLVPGQENMKYLSQGFELMSYRTVSENIGQYLSNFEPELKLGRVNELLEIVEMTPFADIKIENLSGGQKQRVALAKALAKRPELLLLDEPFGNIDNFRRSSLRRNLFAYLKRNKITSITATHDKTDILSFAEETIVIHKGEIITKGNTHSIYQNPDNYYIASLFGEVNELLISTIIPDSDSDKTILVYPHELKIVKDSNLKARVKKSYFNGNHFLVEAIFNNKIIFIEHSEALMNSHEIKIEVSKETITSRTFR
- a CDS encoding prolyl oligopeptidase family protein; the encoded protein is MKKSLLILFLISFIIGCKEETKIETAKTIIPLNYPETKKVDTIDTYFDTKVEDPYRWLEDDRSKETENWVVEQNKVTFDYLDSIPYRDQLKKRLSTLWNYEKVGPPFKEGDYTYFYKNDGLQNQYVIYRFKNEGDQPEIFLDPNTFSEDGTTSLGGISFSKNGKLLAYSISEGGSDWRKIIIKNSETKEIIEDTLVDIKFSGMSWKGNEGFYYSSYDKPKGSELSAKTDQHKVYYHKLGTPQKDDTLVFGGTPEEKHRYTSGRVTEDDRYLVITASTSTSGNKLFIKDLTKPNSKLVTILDTTESDTYVIENVESKLYLVTNLNAPNQKIVTVGATNPTPENWKDFIPETENVLSPSKGGGYFFAEYMVDAVSKVLQYDYDGKLVRDVKLPGVGSVGGFGTKKEEKELYYSFTNYKTPGSIYKYKIEEGTSELYRKTKIDFNPEDYESKQVFYDSKDGTKVPMIITYKKGTELTGKNPTILYGYGGFNISLTPSFSIANAVWMEQGGIYAVPNLRGGGEYGKKWHDAGTKMQKQNVFDDFIAAAEYLIENKYTSSEYLAIRGGSNGGLLVGATMTQRPDLMKVALPAVGVLDMLRYHTFTAGAGWAYDYGTAQDDKQMFEYLKRYSPIHNVKEGVKYPATLVTTGDHDDRVVPAHSFKFAAELQAKQKGTNPTLIRIETNAGHGAGTPVKKTIEQYADIFSFTLFNMGYEVLPEQVNDEIKG
- a CDS encoding DoxX family membrane protein, with the translated sequence MNTKLILALRILLGVLLIVFGSNKFIGFLPDFEFANPEAGVLFGALASSYILKTVGLIEVIVGLLLVSNKAVPFALVLMAPISVNIILFHATLDPANIAPGAFVFLMNAFLIYANWNTFKSLF